CTGCAATTTCAAAAAAGTAGTCTGACAGCCTTCCCTGTAAACACTTCCTTTTGATTACTTGTGGCCCATAATGCATCTCCTGTTCCTCTCAGAGGTGTGGAACTAAGAGTTGACAAAGAGTCAATTCGAGTGTGTGTCAAGTTCAACTGGTTCTGTAGATGTGTACTATCACATAAGTAACTATAGTTCATGAAAAGCATTAAACAATTTCCTCTCCATTCGCTTATGATGAAGACATGGACTTGTTTACTCatttgataagaaaaaaaaaaaaaaacctgactaGTCTAAAAGCACCATTTAAGGGGAGAAGGTCCCTACCAAAGTGATTGAGGCCATTATAGCTGAGTCCCTTAAGGGTAACTACACTAGACTTCCTGGATGGAATTGGTATGTAATATCAACAAAAAACCATAAGTGCACAATCGATGACACGAATACAAGAAAACTCAAGTTAAAAAATTATCCATTGGCAATTTTATACAATTTTGTGGTTGAGCGACGTGCAATTCATCTACAGTATATGAGGgtaagcttcttttttttctctttttttttttttttttttttttttttaaatcaagaaatattaagttaattattagCTAAATACCCAGACAGCTGTTCCCCTGCCAGATGCTCCGAAAGAACAGGGAGGAAGTAGATTTGTGTTTCTCATGCATCTCCTTCCTTCATTTAAATGCCTACAACTACAGTACATTGCTAAGATTGTCCTCAGtggctggagaggagaggagaggtgaggagggatACAGTATAGTCTCTGAACATGGGGGCAATGGCTCGCAGGGGAATAAGTCTGCCTCATTTGATTGTAATCAATTGCTACAAAATCaattaaatcttaaaatcaGTTTTCCATCCCATGACcaaaaaaactgaatcaaatgttaaaaagcaacaacaggGGGCACAACTAAAAAATGGACAAGAATAACATGAATTAGTTTCTATTCATTCTTGGTACCACTTTACATAAATGATGTGGCCATAGTTTGTTATAATCTCTCTATTCAatccatttaaaaatgaaagaggcACAAGAATCTAAGTGCCAGAATCTAACATGTAAAGCTTGTGGCAAGGCACTAAGTTTAAGATGCCACTTTTTGTGAAGTATTCTCTCTGTTGTTTACATTGGCTTTAAACAATTACAATTGCACAACTTTTATATTGTCAGCTTTTGtatggcttaatatatgatattatttatGACTTTGCTGCTTAATGTCTTCTTAGCAAATTGTTCAAATTTTACACAACTGATTGTTATAAGCTGGGAAACGTACATTCCTTGCAAATAGCAATGAACTAATCCTACATTAAATTAAGAACCTATTCTTCTTAATAAGCAGTCAATTATGCAATACAGTCAAAATTTCCTGTTATAAATTACCTATTAGTCTTTGGTGTGAAGTCTTGGCACAAAATTGTTTTAGAAGTTTGTACCTATTACTCACAAAACATTACTGACAATAATGCAAGACAGTACGcatctcctcctttttttcttggtgAAGGGAAAGAATCATCACAGGCAGAATCAAACTAGTCAGCGACTGATATTGGCGAGGTCAGATCAGCTGTCAAACCTGCACATCACATTAGCGGCTGACAGAAATATACTTGACTTCGTAAACATTCATCTAAAAAGTACTGTAGAGGTTGACAGACTGTGGCTGATGACGGCCAAAAGTGTTTGTGATAAATCCGTACACAAAAAGATAACGAAAAGCTAGCTATACCGATTTTTGCAAAATTCCCTAAATTTTGGATTGCAATCTTAACTGAGTGAAGTCGATGACAGCACATTCAGTGGAATAAAAAGGACTGCACTCTTGACGAAACATTAGACATAAGCAACAATATTCTCCCACCCACACAAAGTAGAAAATTAtatgaaaactgtaaaataatcaAACTCAATTTCATTGACACAAATTCAGCATGGACCAGACCGGACAGAATAAAAGCATTTAGCAGGTGCTCTTCAAAAAAGGCAATAAGCAGCTGGATAGCAAACAAGAAAGCAGGACAGCACAAAAAGGACCACCCAGCTGAGCTTTAAATTTGCAGAATATGATCATCAATCAGGCTTTCTAAGTGCCTTTAAGTATTTACTGTGAATGTagattattttaaatcagaatGGAAATAAACCCAAGTCTCTATATGCTAAAAACATCCCCAACCCTGATCCCCATGGTTCAAATAATATAGATAAAATACAATGTTGCCATATGTATGACTTGTAGCCGATAGTATTCATGTGATTGCAGAGTCTTAACAAagtttacaacatttttttctcagaggTAAAATTGATTCTGTGAAGCAAGTACTACtctgacactgctgctgctgcatcagaaTTAAGACAGAGATTAGCACATTTTATCGCTGGAACAGCTCCCATCCCACtaactctgcaaagtgcataaATACTTTGGATCGCCAGCTACCTATAACATCATTTACCTCTTAGCCTTAATCTAGCTATGCTGCATCTATGTCAACGCCATAAAGTAGGACTGATAAAATAAGTCTGCATTTAACCCCAACCAATGCAGAGAACAAATATCACAGATCAATCGTCCCACCTTAAAAGGTaggacaaaatgagaaaaaaggaaacaaaccaATAGCTCTTCCAAATAATGTAGGAAAACCCATGTCAAAATGGCTGAGATTCCTTTGTTCTTTCTGTTTGCATATTATTTAGACTtgtatactataatgttttatgtgaaCAGATCCAGGGATGTTCCTCCTGTGCTGAGTTGACAACAAGTACTCTTGTCTCGGTTAGGTGGTAAGAGTATTAACCCAGAAGCCTATCTCAGGACAAAACACATACAATAGTTCGGTATAAATCTGCCATCAGAGTATAGAGGAATATAAACGATTTCACTGTATGGACGTAATTCACCCATTACATGGATGACAGCATCTAAAACCACCTTGGCCAACAGAGTGAGATCTCCAGTAGTGATGAGAGataaaaatcttttgttttgtagAACAAACGTTATGAAAGAGCAAAATCATATCTTGAAAAGTATGTAGGGCCATTCTCTTACTCTGTTCTTCGCAtttgccaaaaacaaacacacaagtaagCTAGCAAATTTAATGCACTCCTAACAAAGCACCTTCTTGATCATCATTTTAACCTGGCTGACCGTGAAACAACTGAAAAGGACTTTGTCCCTAATCCATACAATCAGCAAGGAACATTTCCTTTAAGTATCAAGGCTTTGTGTTAATATTCTTTACAGGGTTTGGCAATAAGATACTGTACATATAACCTAAAACGGATTCCAAACGGTGAACACATCTGTGCCTGGTAGGTTCTTGGCTATGAGGTAGAACCTGGTGAGTTTCATTTAAGTTAAAATACTGTCTGTTATGAATATGTAGTTGCATCATGAGGTATTGAACGGATATGTCACACGAAGCTTTGCACTGGCAGAAAAATCATTCCTTGTGAGTAAGTGACCTCCTGTGGCCACATGTGCAAAAACAGGTCAGGTAAAAAGGTGATATGACAAGCATCTTACCAGAGCTTTCACATTATCAATTATTGCAACATGCCTATATAActctgtaaatatgttttaaaaaacattgaaagataaaaagagaaatcaatTAGGGGGTCTTGATTATTCTGACCACCTCAAAAATAGTAAATTGTGACTCCCTTTGCTTGAAAGAATCATATTTCTATAAAGCACCCATTTGCTCTCTGCATTCAATAACTAACTTTCACAAAATTGACAGAAACCCTTGATGCAAGAAATGTCCATAATAGAGGGAGCtgattcaaaaagaaaaaaagtcctTTAACGTGTgttgaaataaacttttttttttcttttaaagcttCCTTAACCTGGACCTAGAAATCACATCTTGATGCTTGAGCCTCCTCTGGACTGCATTTTGAACTTTCCTCCATATCATTGGCTGGTGCCTCTTCTGCATATTGCGCCTCGAAGGCCATCCCCTCAGACGTATCCACTTGGTCCTTCTGACCTGAGCTTCCCTCCGTCCTCTCTGGAGAGTCTATGTGATTGCTGCCCTCTGTTGCTCCCATGTGCTTCTTCCTCAGGTGCTGGTTAAGGGTGCCCTGAAATGGGAAGCATTTGCCACAGATCTGACAGTGGAAGGGCTTGTTGTCTGTGTGGCCACGGATGTGGTACTCCAGCTGGTCTTTTCTTGTGTACTTCTTGCCACAGAATTTGCAAACAAATGGAGTGATTCCCATGTGCAGGCGCATGTGGCGGTCCAGGCTCCCTTTCTGATTGAAGGTCTTTCCACAGTAGATGCAAATGAGTCTCTCATTGTAGGGGTACCACTGGCTCCGTAGGCTACGCTCTCGCACGTCGTTCTCCAACCCTGTGGGTCCCACAGCTGATTCGCTTTCTTCTGAGCCTGGCTTGACGTGACTCAGCACCCCTGCTGGAATGGCCAGAGGGCGCTTCGCCCTGGCTCGCCCACCTCTGTAGCCACTGAGCATGGAGCGGGAAGGACTAGAGCTGCTAAGGTTGACAAAGGACGGGGAGGACAGCCCTGAGTAAGAATAGGCAGCAGGCTGGATGACAGGGCAATAAGAACCCACACTAACAGCCAATACCTGTTCTCCATCCACCAACTCTGTGTGGTAACCATCATCACCAGCTGAAGAGCTATCTGAGTAAGTGGGCCTGTCAGTCTTCTCTATCTTCACGTGCACATCTGTTACTTGCCCATCTTTGCCGATCAGTTCCActtgctctgtctctccctccatgGGAGTATCATGCTCTGACACACTATCACTACTGCCACGGTCCGACTGGCCTTCCTCTTGCTGCTGCCGCCCCCGGCCCAAGCCATGTCCTGTTTGACTGTGCCGGGAGTAGTAAGGGGGGGAGATCTGGGTAGGGTTCACAAAGAGGTTGCTGTCATTGACCCCATTCCGGCTGGTCTGCGAGTCGTCTTTCTCTGGGCTGCAGACACTAACTGGGAGGCTGATCTTGGAGTGGATGCTCTCCAGGATTTGGGTACACTTGTCAATGATGGCCTGCATCTGCAGAAAGCTGGCAGCAGTGAGGAAACTGATAATATCCTTGAGCTGCAGGGACATGTGACCTGTGTAGCAGAATGCAAGAAGCTGTTCAAACACCTCGGGGCTTTTGATGACCGAGATGGAAAGGCCACTCATGGTGCTGAGAGCTGAGTGGTCACGAAAGTAGGGTGAACTAGCTGCCAGCACAGCCTTGTGGGCTCGAAATGGCTGCCCTTGAATGTGAACAATGATGTCACACAGCTTCCCTTGCAGCCGCAGCTCATTGAGCTGGGTCAGAACAGTGTTACTGAACTCCGGCACATCGAACTCGATGTAGCTGCCGTCGTCCATTTCTTGGATATGTTTCTCCAGCTTGTCGACAAcctgatggggaaaaaaaagataaagcaTTAGGTTTTGAAAGACTGTTTGCAATGTATTGCtacatttttacaatttcaCAGTTAAGAAAATGTTATTATACATTACAAATAATACAAGTGAGACAGGAGGTTGTTTTAGATGAACATTTGATACAGGCTTACTTTATACAGTAttgtttaaaacaaatactaagccaaatgaaacaatattgaacacatcacagcaaacacatcTTCCTTAACTCAAGTTTAAAATAACTTgtagtatttgttttttttttatctttagaCACAGACCTAGGCAATACAAATATTATACCATATGTTGTGAGACAATATAAATTTCTCAACCTTCTGAGATTTTGCCTGTCCTGAACTGTCCCTTCAATATCTCTGGTTGTATTGGCCCATTCATGGAGGATTTTATCCATACTACAAACTACTGTCATTCATGGTAATTAACTTTACTGTAAATGTCATCTGGCTGTCAAAAGTGGCATCATCAAAGTATTGGGATGGCACATACTAAACATTATAAAGTCCGACAATATCATTATCTCTCAATCccaaagataaaaaacaaaagatatcTGCTTAACCACAACAAGTAACCCGAACTCATTTTGTTGTAGATTTACAATGAGAAAATCTCAAAACATTACACATAAAGcatacagatgttttcataatggctcaaatatacattttaacCATGTAGCAGGTAATTGTTTTTCACAGCAACATATAGATAATGCAAGGAGAGTGCTGAAAATACTGTCTGTTTTCTTAGGATCACACCACATAAACAGCATAAAGTGCGAATTttagagggacagagagaacaAGGGAGACGAGGTTATCCAAAGATAAAATTCTGAATTTGAAAATTAATCTCCCTATATTTGAGCCgtcattttatttgttatttattaacacattttatctgTTATCCATTTAATCCTTGTCGTTACTGTTTAACAGGAAATAGGGCGCAAGTTAAAGAAACATTAGCAACTGATGGAACACATTGTACTAGTATTCACACCTACTGTTGTGAAGCACAATAGTCATACAGGTATACGTATGTAATGTATTtggcagagaaagaagaaaatctgGTTCTACACAGAATGGCCGCATGCACTAGTGCAAGGGTTCTTgaatctctcctctctttgaaGCCTCTCTAATTAATCAAAGAGTGTCAGTAACAAGACTGAAACAACTTTTGCATATTTGTGGATAATTTTCATCCTCTCATTCCTGATGAACACACTTTGACAATCTTTGACACATCTTGTGAAAATGATCAGTGATCAAATTATCAAATCACCCAATTCAGGTCATAGCTACACCAGTGGCATACTACCCTGACATATATACTGACTTGTGCTGGTTGATAAATGATTAACCGACACTGGCCCTGCCTTCTCCGCAGAACAAGTTAAACCACACTGTGGAACACTGCAACTGTGAGATCTAATTCTATAGTACCTACTGTGTAATTCTGTGTTCGTAAAAGCAAATACTTCTGTGTTGCAAAACCTCAGTATGTGTCCTTTCTCCAGCTTACCCCCCCCACTCCATCTGCCCTtctcccatctctccctctgcacctcctcctcctaaaCCCCTCCTGCCCCTCGCTGGCAATTCAGCATGATCTTCCGTGCACTGAATCCCTGTCAGCACTTTGGGAACGTAAACGCTTTCTCCAGTTGCCAAAGCCTGCCAAGACACCTGTCCAACTAACCATATGTTCTCATCCTGGCACAGGCGAGGGAAAGATGGATCAGAACAGAGAGAATTGTAACAAGGTGTGCATTATTTTTACTCCCCTTTACCAACGAGAACATGCTCATACACTAAAACATATCACTGATGGCTGCCAACAGCATGCATAGTAGATGGAGCCAAGTAGAAGGGCAGCCAAAGAATGCATTCTCAGTAGTTGAGATGCACATGCTGGGTGAGGGTCACATGCTTGGCTCACGTgggaaaactgaaaatgttaaaactCAGCTCAAAAAATTCCATCTGCTGCTCAAGTTCCCTGTCTGGTAATAAACCTGTTTGACACAGCTGCTTCATGTAGGTACATAGAAAGGATGCTGAGTATCTTGTGATAGTTTGGCTGACCAAAAGATCAGCATAACTGTAGTGGAAAGACATCACCCACAGCCGCAGAGTCTTATATGAAGTCTCTAATAACTTTGCCATGtcactcaaaaaacaaaacaaaaaaaaacaaaaaaacagtagaaGATAAATCAAAGTCAGCAGGTAAGCACTGTATGCTTTCTTCAACATCAGCAGCATTTCACCAACTTTGAAAAACAGCTTGTGGGGAGGACCAGATCCAGAACAGAACTGCTTAACAAGCAAAGGTTAGGGGAGCAATTTGAAACAGATAGtacaaaacaagataaaaatagaCCAGATTGGGATACATTGAAGGGAGGGTATGATGTGAGGAACTTTGCTGGTGTAAGAATAACATGCATTGTGGAAACTGTTAAAGCTTAGTGGGAGCTCAGTATGCAGAGCTAAATATTGTATGCTTAGCCTTCGGGTGTGTTCTCTTATTTGATTTGTTCTGGCTGAGTAACTG
This genomic window from Seriola aureovittata isolate HTS-2021-v1 ecotype China chromosome 5, ASM2101889v1, whole genome shotgun sequence contains:
- the zbtb34 gene encoding zinc finger and BTB domain-containing protein 34, translating into MLICKTVVDKLEKHIQEMDDGSYIEFDVPEFSNTVLTQLNELRLQGKLCDIIVHIQGQPFRAHKAVLAASSPYFRDHSALSTMSGLSISVIKSPEVFEQLLAFCYTGHMSLQLKDIISFLTAASFLQMQAIIDKCTQILESIHSKISLPVSVCSPEKDDSQTSRNGVNDSNLFVNPTQISPPYYSRHSQTGHGLGRGRQQQEEGQSDRGSSDSVSEHDTPMEGETEQVELIGKDGQVTDVHVKIEKTDRPTYSDSSSAGDDGYHTELVDGEQVLAVSVGSYCPVIQPAAYSYSGLSSPSFVNLSSSSPSRSMLSGYRGGRARAKRPLAIPAGVLSHVKPGSEESESAVGPTGLENDVRERSLRSQWYPYNERLICIYCGKTFNQKGSLDRHMRLHMGITPFVCKFCGKKYTRKDQLEYHIRGHTDNKPFHCQICGKCFPFQGTLNQHLRKKHMGATEGSNHIDSPERTEGSSGQKDQVDTSEGMAFEAQYAEEAPANDMEESSKCSPEEAQASRCDF